A genomic region of Thermodesulfatator atlanticus DSM 21156 contains the following coding sequences:
- the gyrA gene encoding DNA gyrase subunit A, with protein MAEIVPIPIEEELKKSYLDYAMSVIVGRALPDVRDGLKPVQRRILFAMYELKNDWNKPYKKSARIVGDVIGKYHPHGDMAVYDTLVRMAQDFTMRYPLIDGQGNFGSMDGDAPAAMRYTEVRMAKIAHELLTDIEKETVDFMPNYDNTLQEPVVLPSRIPNLLINGSAGIAVGMATNIPPHNLGEVIDALVAMIHNPNITVDELLEYVKGPDFPTGAFVCGTKGIKEAYATGKGLIKLRARAHIEREGSRASIVITELPYQVNKAKLVEKIAALARDKKIEGIAEVRDESDREGLRVVVELKREKQEFAPVILNQLYKQTPLETTFGIIMLALVNNRPELLNLRELLGHFLAHRRKVVIRRTLFDLRKAKERAHVVEGLLIALANLDEVIALIKASKTPAEAKEGLIARFGLTPVQAQAILDMRLQRLTGLEQEKLKAEYEELKRQIAWFEKILSDEKVLMKVIEDELLAIKKEFADERRTEIIPKVEELSLEDLIAQEDVVITITHRGYIKRLPASTYRSQRRGGRGKIGVEAGSEDAVTQLYVASTHDYFLCLTNKGRLYWLKVYDIPQAGRTAKGTSLRNLLPLGEDEKLTTILPVREFKEDWYVFFVTRKGLVKKTSLAAFSNPRSTGIVAAAVREGDELIAAGLTDGDKDILLVTRKGQSIRFHEDDVRPMGRTAAGVKGMDLAQGDEVVGLEIIEREDHESLLTVTELGYGKRTSLEEYRLQSRGGKGIMAMKLTDKTGLLAGCARVCDDDEIMLVSSAGKIIRLRVKDIPVQGRATQGVRLFMLAGGEKIVSLAKLAEKD; from the coding sequence ATGGCAGAGATTGTTCCTATTCCCATTGAGGAGGAGCTTAAGAAGTCCTATCTCGACTACGCTATGAGCGTGATTGTTGGGCGAGCGCTTCCTGACGTGCGTGATGGTCTGAAACCCGTGCAGCGGCGCATCCTTTTTGCCATGTATGAGCTTAAAAACGACTGGAATAAGCCGTACAAAAAAAGCGCAAGAATCGTGGGTGATGTTATCGGTAAGTATCACCCTCACGGCGATATGGCAGTTTACGACACCTTGGTGCGCATGGCCCAGGATTTTACCATGCGCTATCCCTTGATAGACGGCCAGGGTAACTTCGGCTCCATGGACGGCGATGCCCCGGCAGCCATGCGCTACACCGAAGTGCGCATGGCCAAGATTGCCCACGAGCTACTCACCGACATAGAAAAAGAAACCGTTGACTTCATGCCGAACTACGACAACACCCTTCAGGAGCCGGTGGTGCTGCCGAGCCGCATTCCCAACCTGCTGATTAACGGCTCAGCGGGAATCGCTGTGGGCATGGCCACCAACATTCCGCCGCACAATCTGGGCGAAGTTATCGACGCCCTGGTGGCCATGATCCACAACCCCAACATCACGGTAGATGAGCTTCTTGAGTATGTAAAGGGGCCAGACTTCCCTACAGGGGCTTTTGTTTGCGGCACTAAAGGCATTAAAGAGGCTTACGCCACGGGCAAAGGCCTGATTAAGCTTCGGGCGCGGGCCCACATTGAGCGCGAGGGCAGCCGCGCCTCCATCGTGATAACTGAGCTCCCCTACCAGGTAAACAAGGCCAAACTGGTGGAGAAAATAGCCGCTCTTGCCCGGGATAAAAAGATTGAAGGCATTGCCGAAGTGCGCGATGAATCAGACCGCGAGGGCCTGCGCGTGGTGGTGGAGCTCAAAAGAGAGAAGCAGGAGTTTGCCCCGGTTATCCTCAACCAGCTTTACAAGCAAACGCCTCTTGAAACTACCTTTGGGATAATCATGCTTGCCCTGGTTAACAACAGGCCGGAGCTTCTTAACCTGCGCGAGCTTTTGGGGCACTTTTTGGCCCACCGGCGCAAGGTTGTCATCCGCAGGACCCTTTTTGATTTGCGCAAGGCCAAAGAGCGGGCCCATGTGGTGGAAGGCCTTTTGATAGCCCTTGCCAACCTTGACGAGGTTATTGCCTTGATCAAGGCCTCAAAGACCCCTGCAGAAGCCAAGGAGGGCCTGATAGCCCGCTTTGGGCTTACTCCGGTTCAGGCTCAGGCCATTTTAGACATGAGGCTTCAGCGCTTAACAGGCCTTGAGCAGGAAAAGCTTAAGGCCGAATACGAGGAGCTCAAGCGGCAGATTGCCTGGTTTGAAAAGATACTTTCTGATGAGAAGGTGTTGATGAAGGTCATCGAAGACGAGCTTTTGGCCATCAAAAAAGAGTTCGCGGATGAGCGCCGCACCGAGATAATTCCCAAGGTTGAGGAGCTTTCCCTGGAGGACTTGATAGCCCAGGAAGACGTGGTGATTACCATTACCCACCGGGGCTACATAAAGCGCCTGCCTGCGAGCACCTACCGCAGCCAGCGTCGAGGTGGGCGCGGAAAGATTGGCGTAGAAGCGGGAAGCGAAGACGCAGTGACACAGCTCTATGTGGCCTCAACCCACGACTACTTTCTGTGCTTGACAAACAAAGGCAGGCTTTACTGGCTCAAGGTTTACGATATTCCTCAGGCCGGGCGCACTGCCAAGGGGACGTCGCTGCGCAACTTGCTTCCACTTGGCGAGGACGAAAAGCTCACCACCATCCTTCCGGTCAGGGAGTTCAAGGAGGACTGGTATGTTTTCTTTGTTACCCGGAAGGGCCTGGTGAAGAAGACCTCGCTTGCAGCTTTTTCAAACCCGCGCAGTACCGGAATCGTAGCCGCCGCAGTACGTGAAGGCGACGAGCTAATAGCCGCAGGGTTAACCGACGGCGATAAAGACATTTTGCTGGTAACGAGGAAGGGGCAAAGCATCCGCTTTCACGAAGACGACGTGCGGCCCATGGGGCGCACTGCCGCAGGTGTCAAAGGGATGGACCTTGCTCAAGGAGATGAGGTGGTGGGGCTTGAAATCATTGAAAGGGAAGATCATGAGAGCCTTTTGACTGTTACGGAGCTTGGTTACGGCAAGCGCACGAGCCTGGAAGAATATCGCCTTCAGAGCCGAGGTGGCAAAGGCATCATGGCCATGAAGCTTACGGATAAAACGGGTTTGCTTGCGGGATGCGCCCGGGTGTGCGATGACGACGAGATAATGCTTGTTTCTTCGGCAGGAAAAATTATCAGACTGCGGGTGAAGGACATCCCCGTTCAGGGGCGTGCCACTCAAGGGGTGCGCTTGTTCATGCTTGCCGGAGGTGAAAAGATCGTATCCTTGGCCAAACTGGCTGAAAAAGACTAG
- the mqnE gene encoding aminofutalosine synthase MqnE — translation MIKFSDKNLSPIYEKIRENSRLDFEDGLKLFRSNDLIGLGSLASLVREKLHNKKVYYVFNQHVNYSNICLNLCKFCAFGKPPGDPEAYALNIEEIVKKLKENPSPIQEIHIVGGLHPTLPYDFYLELLKTLKREFPQAQLKAFTCVEIDHLAKISSKGIEEVLKDLKEAGLSCLPGGGAEVFSERIRKKLCPNKITGKRWLEIARTAHKLGIPTNATMLYGHIETYEERLEHLIALRKLQDETGGFLCFIPLPFLPQKSYLKKEVAPTTGFEDLKMMAVARLMLDNIPHLKAYWIFLGIKLAQVALHFGANDLHGTVYEEKISDFSGGETKKALSRKEIERIIREAGFEPVERDALYNPLS, via the coding sequence ATGATCAAATTTTCAGACAAAAATTTATCGCCTATTTACGAAAAAATCAGAGAAAATTCCCGCCTTGATTTTGAAGACGGGCTTAAATTGTTCCGTTCTAACGATCTCATTGGCCTAGGCTCCCTCGCATCCCTTGTCAGAGAGAAATTACACAATAAAAAAGTATACTATGTTTTCAACCAGCACGTAAATTATTCAAATATTTGTCTAAATTTATGCAAATTCTGTGCCTTCGGCAAACCCCCCGGAGACCCTGAGGCCTACGCTTTAAATATCGAAGAAATAGTCAAAAAACTTAAAGAAAACCCCTCTCCTATCCAAGAAATTCATATTGTTGGAGGTTTACACCCTACTTTACCATACGATTTCTACCTTGAACTCCTAAAGACTTTAAAAAGAGAATTCCCTCAAGCCCAGCTCAAAGCATTTACCTGTGTGGAAATAGACCACTTAGCCAAAATATCCTCAAAAGGCATAGAAGAAGTCCTGAAAGATTTAAAAGAAGCCGGGCTTTCCTGTCTTCCCGGAGGCGGGGCAGAAGTCTTTTCTGAACGTATCAGAAAAAAACTTTGCCCTAACAAAATCACCGGAAAACGCTGGCTTGAAATTGCCCGCACAGCCCATAAGTTAGGCATCCCTACCAACGCTACCATGCTTTACGGACACATTGAAACATACGAAGAACGCCTGGAACACCTCATCGCCCTTAGAAAACTGCAGGACGAAACCGGCGGGTTTTTATGTTTCATCCCCTTGCCTTTTCTTCCCCAAAAATCCTACCTTAAAAAAGAAGTCGCCCCCACCACCGGCTTTGAAGATTTGAAAATGATGGCAGTGGCGCGCTTGATGTTAGACAATATCCCACACCTTAAAGCTTACTGGATTTTTCTTGGTATCAAGTTAGCTCAGGTAGCGCTTCATTTTGGCGCTAATGATCTCCACGGCACCGTTTATGAAGAAAAAATAAGCGATTTTTCAGGGGGAGAAACCAAAAAGGCCCTTTCTCGCAAAGAGATCGAGCGCATTATTCGCGAAGCAGGGTTTGAGCCTGTGGAACGCGACGCCCTTTACAACCCTTTAAGCTAG
- a CDS encoding HNH endonuclease has protein sequence MARRTKSIKDYIFFAEDALRLERQKARKLRQTKWWRKKIASGICYYCGRKFKPSELTMDHLIPLSKGGKSVRENLVPACKECNNKKKYLLPWEWEDYLARLKGENNEE, from the coding sequence ATGGCAAGAAGGACAAAAAGCATAAAAGACTACATTTTTTTTGCTGAAGATGCTTTACGCCTTGAAAGACAAAAGGCTCGCAAACTCAGGCAAACTAAATGGTGGCGTAAAAAAATAGCCTCAGGCATTTGTTATTATTGTGGGCGCAAGTTCAAACCCTCGGAGCTGACCATGGATCACCTAATCCCTTTATCAAAAGGTGGAAAAAGCGTTCGGGAGAACCTAGTGCCGGCATGCAAAGAATGTAATAACAAGAAAAAATATCTTCTTCCCTGGGAATGGGAAGATTATTTGGCAAGACTTAAGGGGGAAAATAATGAAGAGTAA
- a CDS encoding polysaccharide biosynthesis/export family protein has protein sequence MKSKFVLVLFFLMAISSSVYAAKTAFDEYIIGPGDVLEIIVWKEPDFTRDATVRPDGRITLPLIDDVMAAGKTPMQLKEEIQKKLQEYIDLPVVTVIVKEINSKFYYMIGEIKSPGAYSLSKPMTILQALAVAGGFTEWANKDKIMVLRFKEGKRIVLHFSYEQAVKGKDINDFNLMPDDIVLVP, from the coding sequence ATGAAGAGTAAGTTTGTTTTAGTTTTGTTTTTTTTAATGGCCATTTCAAGTTCGGTTTATGCCGCTAAAACGGCCTTTGATGAATACATTATTGGTCCCGGAGATGTTTTAGAGATAATAGTTTGGAAAGAACCCGACTTTACAAGGGATGCAACGGTTCGTCCTGACGGGCGTATTACCTTGCCTTTAATAGACGATGTTATGGCTGCAGGGAAGACCCCCATGCAACTAAAAGAAGAAATACAGAAAAAACTGCAAGAATATATCGATCTTCCAGTAGTTACGGTGATTGTTAAAGAAATTAACAGCAAATTTTACTATATGATCGGAGAGATAAAGAGTCCAGGAGCTTATTCTCTTAGCAAGCCTATGACGATTTTACAGGCTTTGGCAGTGGCAGGAGGATTTACTGAATGGGCTAATAAAGACAAAATAATGGTTCTAAGGTTTAAAGAAGGGAAGAGAATAGTTTTGCATTTTAGTTATGAGCAGGCTGTCAAGGGGAAAGATATTAACGATTTTAATCTTATGCCAGATGATATCGTTTTAGTTCCCTAG
- a CDS encoding porin family protein, whose translation MRISLFTLVFLLIASFSFAQSSFYALSLFLNSEYTDNLFLTNTDKTDDIISVFGASFAANRATKISSMDLSYSLSRSYYWNREGSDSFRHNLSFDYDRSLSKHLNFSWKNIYYRTEEPIEPSTLVFEERRGERRPYYRINSSLDTSYEYYKNSFVRFGLSLNYLQNESPLTEDSRSYTEFVSLSRDFVKYFIESRFSATQREFEQTPSVQTWSAEASGGYKIAHNKKVSLKFSIDRTQDKSPTGEDYWVYSSDVTYSWNPTRKDSYHFSLGYFVKKGDDKGKDSDGITFSLDYSRKFRLTTFSISGSGGYRYRYVEAENTGFTKYYLISADISRKLSRRTSVSSSFSYRWEDDLRGVRNTYVFSAAIAHQITKKISGSISYSFRKVSADYSQDEYTVNTVFLSFSYRFWQAKHLPWNL comes from the coding sequence ATGAGGATATCTCTTTTTACACTTGTTTTTTTGTTGATAGCCAGTTTTTCGTTTGCTCAGAGTAGTTTTTATGCTTTAAGTCTTTTTCTGAATTCAGAATACACTGACAATTTGTTTTTGACTAATACTGATAAGACTGATGATATAATCTCTGTTTTTGGTGCAAGCTTTGCTGCAAATAGAGCTACGAAGATCTCTAGTATGGATCTTTCGTATAGTTTAAGTAGGTCTTATTACTGGAATAGAGAAGGGAGTGATTCGTTTCGACACAATTTAAGCTTTGATTATGATAGATCCTTATCTAAACATTTGAATTTTTCTTGGAAAAATATTTATTATCGAACAGAAGAACCTATAGAACCAAGTACGCTTGTCTTTGAGGAAAGAAGGGGAGAAAGAAGGCCATATTATCGTATAAATTCTTCTTTAGACACGAGTTATGAATATTACAAAAATTCTTTTGTCCGGTTTGGCCTTTCTCTAAACTACTTACAAAATGAAAGTCCTTTAACGGAAGATTCACGCTCTTATACGGAGTTTGTTTCTCTCTCACGAGATTTTGTGAAATATTTTATTGAATCCCGCTTTTCTGCAACGCAACGAGAATTTGAACAAACTCCTTCTGTGCAAACATGGAGTGCCGAGGCTTCTGGAGGATATAAAATCGCTCATAATAAGAAAGTTTCTTTGAAGTTTTCAATAGATAGAACTCAGGACAAGAGCCCCACTGGAGAGGATTATTGGGTTTATTCTTCAGACGTAACTTATTCTTGGAATCCAACTAGAAAAGATAGTTATCATTTTAGCCTTGGTTATTTTGTAAAAAAAGGAGATGACAAGGGTAAGGATTCAGATGGCATAACTTTTTCTTTAGATTATTCTAGAAAGTTCAGGTTGACCACTTTTTCTATTTCAGGTTCCGGTGGTTATCGTTATCGTTATGTTGAGGCAGAAAATACTGGATTTACTAAGTATTATCTGATTTCTGCAGATATTTCTCGCAAGTTAAGCCGCAGGACTTCTGTTAGTAGTAGCTTTTCTTATAGATGGGAAGATGATTTAAGGGGGGTAAGGAACACCTATGTTTTTTCGGCCGCTATTGCTCATCAGATAACTAAAAAAATTTCCGGTTCTATTTCTTACTCGTTTAGAAAGGTTTCAGCTGATTATTCCCAAGATGAATATACTGTTAATACTGTATTTTTGTCTTTTTCTTATCGTTTTTGGCAGGCCAAGCATTTGCCATGGAATTTATAG
- a CDS encoding XrtA system polysaccharide chain length determinant, producing MINADKMPKQMDLFSVLMFLWRRKWIIIFTFVVVFALVQWKILHTPKIYQAQVVLSISPQKIPSAYVKSTVSGDMEAFIHSIWQEITSRRNLEYLIKEFNLYPQMVQNVPMETVVERMRKAIKVSRPRGGKRNVIIVSFTYYDPNLAAKVVNRIANIFIEENLKLREEQAKTITAFLDEELTRIEKQLREREKAIQEYKQKHMSELPEQKQSIIAILGRLQKEKEALQMRKEMLQDRKVSILEQLKKAKDQQVIATDEIQTDSQDFKASLEFLKQKYEALLTKYTEKHPDVIRLKRLIEQKEKEMKKTQKGEESGVTEPTIVSQLRAQIKDIDKELKSIDELIANTNAKIALYQKRLENIPKREQELTDLTRDYNNLMKTYRMLLDKKIQAAMAETLEKRQQGEQFRIIDPARIPEVPVSPDVKKMLAMGLIAALGLGLGIAALLEFVVDKKIYDPSVLEYNFDVKVLATIPSVMMKNDKLKYALKTGLLSILALSGFAANAFLTYKILTELPL from the coding sequence ATGATTAATGCCGATAAAATGCCAAAGCAGATGGATTTGTTCTCAGTTTTAATGTTCCTTTGGCGCAGAAAATGGATCATTATTTTCACTTTCGTAGTAGTTTTTGCGCTGGTGCAATGGAAGATACTTCATACGCCAAAGATTTATCAGGCTCAGGTAGTTCTTTCTATCTCACCTCAAAAGATTCCTTCTGCCTATGTTAAATCGACAGTTTCTGGAGATATGGAAGCTTTTATCCATTCTATTTGGCAGGAAATTACCAGCCGTCGCAATTTAGAATACTTGATTAAGGAATTCAATCTTTATCCCCAGATGGTACAAAATGTTCCCATGGAAACGGTTGTTGAAAGGATGCGAAAGGCTATAAAGGTTTCTCGCCCTAGAGGAGGGAAAAGAAATGTTATTATAGTCAGTTTTACTTATTATGATCCCAATTTGGCTGCCAAGGTTGTAAATCGAATTGCGAATATTTTTATCGAAGAAAACTTAAAATTGCGTGAGGAGCAGGCCAAAACTATTACTGCTTTTTTAGATGAAGAATTAACCCGCATTGAAAAGCAGTTAAGAGAACGAGAGAAGGCTATTCAGGAGTATAAGCAAAAGCATATGTCAGAGCTTCCAGAACAGAAACAATCTATCATTGCGATTTTGGGTAGGTTACAAAAAGAAAAAGAAGCATTGCAAATGCGTAAAGAGATGCTTCAGGATCGGAAAGTGTCTATCTTAGAACAGCTTAAGAAGGCTAAAGATCAGCAGGTTATTGCTACAGATGAAATTCAAACAGATAGTCAGGATTTTAAGGCAAGCTTAGAATTTTTGAAACAAAAATACGAGGCTTTGTTAACAAAATATACTGAGAAACATCCAGATGTAATTAGATTAAAAAGACTGATAGAGCAAAAAGAAAAAGAAATGAAGAAAACGCAAAAAGGGGAAGAAAGTGGTGTGACTGAGCCGACAATTGTAAGCCAATTAAGGGCCCAGATCAAAGATATTGATAAGGAGTTGAAATCAATAGATGAACTTATTGCTAATACTAATGCAAAAATAGCCCTCTATCAAAAGCGCTTAGAGAATATCCCGAAAAGAGAACAGGAATTAACAGATCTTACACGTGATTATAATAATCTTATGAAAACTTATCGCATGTTACTCGACAAAAAAATTCAGGCCGCCATGGCTGAGACCTTAGAAAAACGCCAGCAAGGAGAACAATTTAGAATAATTGATCCTGCTCGTATCCCCGAAGTTCCCGTCTCTCCTGATGTCAAAAAGATGTTGGCAATGGGTTTAATTGCTGCTTTAGGATTGGGGCTAGGTATAGCTGCTTTGCTTGAATTTGTTGTTGATAAAAAGATTTATGACCCTTCTGTTCTTGAATATAATTTCGATGTTAAAGTTTTAGCCACTATTCCTAGTGTTATGATGAAAAACGACAAGTTGAAATATGCGTTAAAAACCGGACTTCTTTCAATTTTGGCTCTCAGTGGTTTTGCCGCAAATGCTTTTTTAACTTATAAGATTTTAACGGAGCTGCCACTTTAA
- a CDS encoding ExeA family protein produces MYYKYWGLLKNPFDIHPDPDFLYLSEQHREALSHLKYAVLAKKPFLLLTGDIGVGKTTLLNYFLRDLEKDKNVVVVPVFNPSLSVSEFYELLSQTLFPRQDVSNISKPIFLLKFREQLKKIYQQGKILVLVIDEAQSASIRFLEELRLFANIAAEFPGMVIILVGQPDLLDKLDCPELTSLRQRFSFKYHLGPFRDIKDVSDYISTRLLRAGSPKNRVFTDDAIEALFKFSGGIPRVINILADHALMSAFLAKAELVDASFVEEASKEVKHLLPKLQKNQHLEAKNSKSNFERYIPFIFLVVMSILILGYLLGLWDWERLKGLWDLG; encoded by the coding sequence ATGTATTATAAATATTGGGGCTTACTTAAAAACCCCTTTGATATTCATCCTGATCCTGATTTTCTTTATTTGAGTGAGCAGCATAGAGAAGCTTTGTCACATCTTAAATATGCTGTTTTGGCAAAAAAGCCGTTCTTGTTGCTGACTGGAGATATAGGCGTTGGGAAAACTACTTTGCTTAATTATTTTTTAAGGGATTTGGAAAAAGACAAAAATGTCGTAGTTGTTCCAGTGTTTAATCCTTCTTTGTCTGTGTCTGAATTTTATGAACTACTTTCACAAACTCTTTTCCCACGCCAAGATGTCTCAAATATATCCAAGCCTATTTTTTTGCTTAAATTTCGGGAACAGCTAAAAAAAATATATCAGCAGGGCAAAATTTTGGTCCTAGTCATTGATGAGGCACAGTCTGCAAGTATCCGTTTTCTGGAGGAATTGAGGCTTTTTGCTAATATTGCTGCCGAATTTCCCGGGATGGTTATTATTCTTGTTGGTCAACCAGATCTTCTAGATAAGCTCGATTGTCCTGAGCTAACTTCGCTGCGTCAACGCTTTTCTTTTAAGTATCATCTTGGCCCTTTTAGAGATATCAAAGACGTATCTGATTATATCTCTACGCGCCTGTTAAGGGCTGGCTCTCCAAAAAACAGGGTTTTTACCGATGATGCCATCGAGGCCCTGTTTAAATTTTCAGGAGGAATCCCGCGCGTGATAAATATTTTGGCTGATCATGCCCTGATGTCTGCTTTTTTAGCAAAGGCAGAATTAGTTGATGCTTCGTTTGTGGAAGAAGCATCTAAAGAAGTTAAGCATTTACTGCCTAAACTTCAAAAGAACCAACATCTCGAGGCCAAGAATTCTAAGTCTAATTTTGAGCGTTACATTCCTTTTATATTTTTAGTGGTTATGTCGATTTTAATTTTAGGTTATCTTCTTGGTCTTTGGGATTGGGAACGATTAAAAGGCTTGTGGGATTTAGGTTAG
- a CDS encoding P-loop NTPase family protein, with protein MGKLSKLLESIENDKENTNVAKVLPLTEHEEEKPLKDQSDAQVLRLSNVDPKILTYHDPENIVAEHFKILRSQILHPRTGLPSRFILVTSAVPKEGKTYVSINLAFSFARSAPTILIEADLRKPTFKEKLGIAPEYGLSDYLSGRVSSLEDVIYKTDYPNLFIIPAGNITSEVKDLFSSEAVVALMEALRNRFPKHFFIFDSPPVLVASETISLARLADGILFVVRYAFSDAEVVNEAVDKIGKSKLLGFVFNNYRPSFLGLFSPKLKYYRYAYKYRYYKSR; from the coding sequence ATGGGAAAGTTGTCAAAGCTCTTAGAAAGTATCGAAAATGATAAAGAAAACACCAACGTGGCCAAAGTTTTACCTTTAACCGAACACGAAGAGGAAAAACCGCTTAAAGACCAAAGCGACGCGCAAGTTTTGCGGCTATCAAACGTAGATCCAAAAATTTTGACCTACCACGATCCAGAAAATATAGTCGCAGAGCACTTTAAAATTTTGCGAAGCCAAATCCTTCATCCGCGTACAGGGCTTCCTTCTCGATTTATTTTGGTTACAAGTGCTGTTCCTAAAGAAGGAAAGACTTATGTGTCAATCAATCTAGCCTTTTCTTTTGCGCGGAGCGCGCCTACCATTTTAATTGAAGCAGATCTGCGTAAACCCACTTTCAAAGAAAAACTTGGTATAGCTCCTGAATATGGCCTTTCTGATTATCTTTCTGGACGTGTATCTTCCCTTGAAGACGTCATTTATAAAACAGATTATCCCAACTTGTTTATCATCCCTGCGGGGAATATAACCTCTGAAGTTAAAGACCTGTTTAGTTCAGAGGCAGTAGTAGCTTTGATGGAGGCTCTGAGAAATCGCTTTCCTAAGCACTTTTTTATTTTTGATAGTCCTCCTGTTTTAGTAGCTTCTGAAACAATTTCTCTTGCGCGCCTAGCTGATGGGATTCTTTTTGTGGTTCGTTATGCTTTTTCTGATGCAGAAGTTGTAAATGAAGCAGTTGATAAAATTGGTAAGTCTAAGCTGTTAGGCTTTGTTTTTAATAATTATAGACCATCGTTTTTGGGGCTTTTTTCTCCTAAACTAAAATATTATCGATATGCCTACAAATATCGATATTACAAATCACGTTAG
- a CDS encoding TIGR03013 family XrtA/PEP-CTERM system glycosyltransferase, translated as MIWLFHRYYPARKLLFFISETFLIFAASLIAFYIHDGYITYDLAHWPLFFKIFFVTFMFQLWLYYFDLYTFRREDSLWDMFLRLLQSIGLATFLIGIVYYFFPKMMISNWSFMIFLFFVIVLAISWRLLYFYVLKQGYLDERIAFVGFSSLAEHLMEEIDRQLDCGFCVAAIFTRDKDYVLSAVKNFSFFPKVQIKTDFKKIFDFCHKNKIKQVVVCIEDRRGKLPVSELLECRMKGIDVVEGETFYEHLTGKILVEKIRPSWLIFHGGFYKSRRTLFLKRVLGLLVATAGLIILSPIALLIAILIKLDSPGPVLFVQERVGKDGKVFKLYKFRSMRTDAEKDAPKWASKNDPRVTRVGRVIRKLRLDEIPQMWNVIKGDMSFVGPRPERPFFVERLRKKIPYYDQRHTVLPGITGWAQICYPYGASDEDALEKLKYDLYYIKYMSVMFDLYIIFKTIKIVLFGEGAR; from the coding sequence ATGATTTGGCTTTTTCATCGCTATTATCCCGCTAGAAAATTACTTTTTTTTATCTCAGAAACTTTTTTGATTTTTGCTGCATCGTTAATAGCTTTTTATATCCATGACGGCTATATAACCTATGATTTAGCGCATTGGCCGCTATTTTTTAAGATTTTCTTTGTTACTTTTATGTTTCAGTTGTGGCTTTATTATTTTGATTTGTATACTTTTCGGCGTGAAGATAGTCTATGGGATATGTTTTTGCGCCTTCTTCAGTCAATCGGTTTAGCTACGTTTCTTATAGGGATTGTCTATTATTTCTTCCCTAAAATGATGATTAGTAACTGGTCTTTTATGATTTTTCTCTTCTTTGTTATTGTTCTTGCTATTTCTTGGCGTCTTCTTTATTTTTATGTTTTGAAACAAGGCTATCTCGATGAAAGAATAGCTTTTGTTGGTTTTTCTTCTTTAGCTGAGCATTTAATGGAAGAAATAGACCGACAGCTAGATTGTGGTTTCTGTGTGGCTGCTATTTTTACCCGTGATAAAGATTACGTTTTAAGCGCTGTTAAAAATTTTAGCTTCTTTCCAAAGGTTCAAATAAAAACCGATTTCAAAAAAATCTTTGATTTTTGTCATAAGAATAAAATAAAACAGGTCGTAGTTTGCATAGAAGATAGGCGCGGGAAGCTTCCTGTCTCTGAGCTTCTTGAATGTCGTATGAAGGGAATTGATGTTGTTGAAGGGGAAACTTTTTATGAGCACCTGACTGGAAAAATCCTTGTTGAAAAAATAAGACCGAGCTGGCTTATTTTTCATGGTGGTTTCTACAAGTCCCGAAGAACATTATTTCTTAAGCGAGTTCTTGGTCTTTTGGTGGCAACTGCAGGCTTGATTATTTTATCTCCTATTGCCCTTTTAATAGCCATTCTCATTAAATTGGATTCACCAGGCCCGGTTTTGTTTGTGCAGGAAAGAGTAGGCAAAGACGGAAAAGTTTTCAAGCTTTATAAGTTCCGGTCCATGCGAACGGATGCCGAAAAAGATGCCCCTAAGTGGGCGTCTAAAAATGATCCCCGTGTTACCAGGGTGGGGAGGGTGATAAGAAAATTACGTCTTGATGAGATCCCTCAAATGTGGAATGTCATCAAGGGTGATATGTCATTTGTAGGGCCTCGTCCTGAAAGGCCCTTTTTTGTAGAAAGACTCCGTAAGAAGATCCCTTATTACGACCAAAGGCATACAGTGCTTCCGGGAATTACCGGCTGGGCGCAAATTTGCTATCCTTACGGGGCTTCTGACGAAGACGCCCTGGAAAAACTAAAATATGACCTTTACTACATAAAATACATGTCTGTTATGTTTGATCTGTATATCATCTTTAAGACCATCAAAATTGTCTTATTTGGAGAAGGAGCGCGCTAA